The following are encoded in a window of Bos indicus isolate NIAB-ARS_2022 breed Sahiwal x Tharparkar chromosome 7, NIAB-ARS_B.indTharparkar_mat_pri_1.0, whole genome shotgun sequence genomic DNA:
- the CASP14 gene encoding caspase-14 gives MSSPQPLEEETYDMSGARLALTLCVTKAREGSEADLDALERMFQQLGFESTMKRDPTAQQFQEELEKFQQAIDAREDFVSCAFVVLMAHGLEGRLKGKDEKMVELEDLFQALNNKNCRALRAKPKVYIVQACRGEQRDPGEPVTGGHLVMITENTPETIPTYTDTLHVFSTIEGYIAYRHDQEGSYFIQTLVDVFINKKGPILELLTEVTRRMAEAEMVQEGEAKKVNPEIQSTLRKRLYLQ, from the exons ATGAGCAGTCCTCAGCCTTTGGAAGAG GAGACATACGACATGTCGGGTGCCCGCCTGGCCCTGACACTGTGCGTCACCAAAGCCCGTGAAGGTTCCGAGGCAGATCTGGATGCGCTGGAGCGCATGTTCCAGCAGCTGGGCTTTGAGAGCACCATGAAGAGAGACCCTACCGCCCAG caATTCCAGGAAGAGTTGGAAAAGTTCCAACAGGCCATCGACGCCCGAGAAGACTTTGTCAGCTGTGCCTTTGTGGTTCTCATGGCACACGGATTAGAAGGGCGCCTCAAAGGGAAGGATGAGAAGATGGTCGAGCTGGAGGACCTCTTCCAGGCTCTGAACAACAAGAACTGCCGGGCCCTGAGAGCCAAGCCTAAGGTGTACATCGTGCAGGCTTGTCGAGGAG AACAAAGGGACCCTGGTGAACCAGTCACTGGAGGGCATCTTGTGATGATCACAGAAAACACTCCTGAAACCATCCCAACGTACACAGACACCCTCCATGTCTTCTCCACCATAGAGG GGTACATTGCCTACAGACACGACCAGGAGGGCTCCTACTTCATCCAGACTCTGGTTGATGTGTTCATCAATAAGAAAGGACCCATCCTCGAGCTTCTGACAGAG GTGACCCGGCGGATGGCAGAAGCAGAGATGGTTCAAGAAGGGGAAGCAAAGAAAGTGAACCCTGAAATCCAAAGCACTCTTCGGAAACGACTTTATCTGCAGTAG